From Microcystis aeruginosa NIES-2549, a single genomic window includes:
- a CDS encoding FAD-dependent oxidoreductase: protein MSPKIFNHHFTPLKSLSLGLFLLQAFTPLTLAAPPREPDQTVGCDILVVGGGLAGAGAAYEALLLGKTVCLTEITDWVGGQISSQGTSALDERRTQREKLFFPKGYLEFRERIRKHYGKQNPGECWVSGSCFFPFDGHKLLFQQLEDAAKKGKGTLKWFPSTVVKELNIETLPNRGTGQQITSVIAIQHSPAKGTPPLNTEFLSQKMEDIYRYENSPRFDKKILRFVSKSSQPNQLADWYVIEATETGEIIGLSDIPYRLGVDKRSYLEPSSSSVTGDPYCTQGFTYTFAMEETEKPQTHEKPVYYERYAPYFSYELPRLADFDLVFTYRRIWSPQLGKEKTFGGITFTEPVPGDISMQNWTWGNDYRPGTGKDNFIYTREQLQELGQLSPGGWMGGLRTETLARGEEHAISYYYWLVEGTTDSQLGDGAKVPHLNNRYLSGFDSPMGTAHGLSKYPYIREARRIIGRPSLTFPTGFTVTEIDISRQNFQSDFYRQNLSPAEYRRLIATLAGLEGFSVLDGTLSPDQAVKRKRSTIYPDSVGIGHYAIDFHPCMTEHPPEKPGNTEKAGERQGQGQAYPFEIPLRAIIPQKIDNLLISGKSIALSHIAAAAYRVHSFEWSSGVAAGITAVYALDNNVLPYQLVESDFLIGNKQLRELRQKIDASGNPTVFPDASIFRSMDDWY from the coding sequence ATGTCCCCTAAAATTTTCAATCATCACTTTACTCCCCTTAAATCCCTCTCTCTGGGATTATTTCTCCTGCAAGCTTTCACTCCCCTCACCCTAGCAGCCCCCCCGCGAGAACCGGATCAAACCGTCGGCTGTGATATTCTGGTGGTGGGTGGTGGTTTAGCCGGTGCCGGTGCGGCCTACGAAGCCTTATTATTAGGAAAAACCGTCTGTTTAACCGAGATTACCGACTGGGTGGGGGGACAGATATCTTCTCAGGGAACCTCCGCATTAGATGAAAGACGGACACAAAGAGAAAAATTATTTTTCCCGAAAGGTTATCTAGAATTTAGGGAAAGAATTAGAAAGCATTACGGCAAACAAAACCCCGGGGAATGTTGGGTAAGTGGGTCTTGTTTTTTCCCTTTTGACGGACATAAATTATTATTTCAACAGTTAGAAGACGCTGCCAAAAAAGGTAAAGGAACCCTGAAATGGTTTCCCTCCACGGTAGTCAAAGAATTAAATATTGAAACTTTACCCAATCGCGGCACCGGTCAACAGATTACCAGTGTAATTGCCATTCAACATAGTCCCGCAAAAGGTACTCCTCCCCTAAATACCGAGTTTTTATCGCAAAAAATGGAGGATATCTATCGCTACGAAAATTCTCCCCGTTTTGATAAAAAAATCCTCCGTTTTGTCTCCAAATCCTCCCAACCGAATCAATTAGCAGATTGGTATGTGATTGAAGCGACCGAAACCGGGGAAATCATCGGATTATCAGATATTCCCTACCGTTTAGGGGTCGATAAGCGCAGTTATCTCGAACCTTCTTCCTCTAGCGTCACTGGCGACCCCTACTGTACCCAAGGCTTTACCTATACCTTCGCCATGGAGGAAACAGAAAAACCACAAACCCACGAGAAACCCGTTTATTATGAACGCTATGCCCCCTATTTTAGCTATGAATTGCCGCGATTAGCCGATTTTGACCTAGTTTTCACCTATCGTCGTATCTGGAGTCCACAACTGGGTAAAGAAAAAACCTTTGGGGGAATTACTTTTACCGAACCCGTCCCGGGGGATATTTCCATGCAGAATTGGACCTGGGGAAATGATTATCGTCCGGGGACTGGGAAGGATAACTTTATCTACACGCGTGAACAGTTGCAAGAGTTAGGACAGTTATCTCCCGGGGGATGGATGGGAGGATTACGCACAGAAACCCTCGCAAGGGGCGAAGAACACGCCATTTCCTACTATTATTGGCTAGTAGAAGGAACCACCGATTCCCAGTTAGGGGACGGGGCAAAAGTTCCCCATTTGAATAACCGTTATCTGTCCGGTTTTGATTCTCCCATGGGAACTGCCCACGGTTTGTCAAAATACCCCTATATTCGGGAAGCAAGACGGATTATCGGTCGTCCTTCCCTGACTTTCCCCACTGGTTTTACCGTCACGGAAATCGATATTTCCCGACAAAATTTTCAAAGCGATTTCTATCGTCAGAATCTTTCCCCAGCAGAATATCGGCGCTTAATTGCCACCTTGGCAGGATTAGAGGGATTTTCCGTACTTGATGGCACATTATCCCCCGATCAGGCCGTTAAACGCAAGCGCTCGACCATTTACCCCGATTCCGTCGGTATCGGTCACTATGCGATTGATTTTCATCCCTGCATGACGGAACATCCCCCCGAAAAACCGGGTAATACAGAAAAAGCAGGAGAAAGACAGGGACAGGGCCAAGCTTACCCCTTCGAGATTCCTTTAAGGGCTATAATTCCCCAAAAAATCGATAATTTACTGATATCGGGTAAAAGTATCGCTCTCAGTCATATTGCCGCGGCCGCCTATCGTGTCCATTCCTTCGAGTGGTCCTCTGGGGTAGCTGCTGGCATCACGGCAGTGTATGCTTTAGATAATAATGTACTGCCCTATCAATTAGTAGAAAGTGATTTTCTCATCGGCAATAAACAATTGCGAGAATTACGGCAAAAAATCGACGCTAGTGGTAATCCCACTGTGTTCCCCGATGCCTCAATTTTCCGGTCGATGGATGATTGGTATTAA
- a CDS encoding Uma2 family endonuclease gives METVVLNIETVNLTDEQFYHLCQDNQTWNLERNQKGELLIMPPVGGNSGNREADLIADVTIWNRQSNSGKVFSSSTIFRLPKGGYRSPDVAWIKRERWEALSAEEREKFPPLCPDFVIELRSRSDSLTSLRDKMREYLASGLRLGWLINPQQQQVEIYRLNGSVEIINLPAILSGEDVLPGFVLHLT, from the coding sequence ATGGAAACTGTAGTGTTAAATATCGAGACAGTTAATCTGACCGATGAACAATTTTATCATCTCTGTCAGGACAATCAAACATGGAATTTAGAACGTAATCAGAAAGGAGAATTATTAATTATGCCTCCCGTGGGTGGAAATAGCGGTAATCGAGAAGCTGATTTAATTGCTGATGTAACGATTTGGAATCGTCAAAGTAATTCTGGTAAAGTCTTTAGTTCTTCGACAATTTTTCGTTTACCAAAGGGAGGATATCGTTCTCCTGATGTTGCTTGGATAAAACGGGAGAGATGGGAAGCTTTGAGCGCAGAAGAGCGAGAAAAGTTCCCACCTTTGTGTCCCGATTTTGTGATTGAATTACGTTCTCGTAGCGATTCTTTAACCTCTTTACGCGACAAGATGCGCGAATATTTAGCCAGTGGTTTACGTTTGGGTTGGTTGATTAATCCTCAACAGCAGCAGGTGGAAATCTACCGACTAAATGGCAGTGTGGAAATTATTAATTTACCTGCGATTTTATCTGGGGAAGATGTCTTACCCGGATTTGTTTTGCATTTAACCTAA